A single genomic interval of Rhodopseudomonas palustris harbors:
- a CDS encoding tetratricopeptide repeat protein yields MTAANSERYALRLLGPFELTAPGGRRVEITSKKGIAVVAMLALSRDGARSRGWLQDRLWGSRRKAEAAGSLRRELSNLRKVLNTGGAELLLSDRDRVRLRTDLIDIDLFVARSGRANGEFLEGLDISSERGFGEWLREQRDALVPPAQDVVVSAVTGGAGTLPTHIVDISTPPVGFAGRPAIAVLPFANATGDETLDYVAEGIGEELIVGLSRIRWLPVISRNSSFSFTESDDRKLIGQRLGAQYLVEGRLYRAYDSYGVSASLAEAITGYSLWSRRFTLQSPAAHDELVQFVNELVAQLESRIEHAEQIRIRGKRQDKLGVCDLIWRGRWHLNRLTRADSEMAQKLFAEALALDPDSPEALIQATAALAWSIWAGRQPQDQVQRMRKLSQQAMLADPDDGRGFMLAGIAEMWLRHPLEAKNLLRQAITLTPSLALAHAQLGGCFNLAGEPDRAIVQLKTAMRLSSNDPNIFYSLGELALAYTMLGQWPEAIEHATLALARRPAYWYAHVLKINALARIGQLDAARIACDELLAIKPNFSKRFLDWLPFVDRTWVDHFVQGLKMVPGRPSDWPERETHETAA; encoded by the coding sequence ATGACGGCGGCAAACTCGGAGCGATATGCGCTTCGGCTGCTTGGGCCCTTCGAGCTTACGGCGCCCGGCGGGCGCCGGGTCGAGATTACCAGCAAGAAGGGCATCGCCGTCGTCGCGATGCTCGCCTTGTCGCGCGACGGTGCGCGCAGCCGCGGTTGGCTGCAGGATCGACTGTGGGGTAGTCGGCGCAAGGCGGAAGCCGCCGGCAGCCTGCGCCGCGAGCTGTCGAACCTGCGCAAGGTGCTGAACACGGGCGGCGCCGAACTGCTGCTCAGCGATCGCGATCGCGTACGTCTCCGTACAGATCTGATCGACATCGATCTGTTCGTGGCGCGCTCCGGCCGCGCAAACGGCGAATTCCTCGAAGGACTTGATATTTCGAGCGAGCGCGGCTTCGGCGAATGGCTGCGGGAGCAGCGCGATGCGCTGGTGCCGCCGGCCCAAGACGTTGTGGTTTCGGCGGTGACGGGCGGCGCCGGTACGCTGCCGACTCACATCGTCGACATCTCGACCCCGCCGGTGGGCTTCGCCGGCCGTCCCGCGATCGCGGTCTTGCCATTCGCCAACGCCACCGGCGACGAGACGCTGGACTATGTGGCCGAAGGCATTGGCGAGGAGCTGATCGTCGGGCTGTCGCGCATCCGCTGGCTGCCGGTGATCTCGCGCAACTCGAGCTTCTCGTTCACCGAGAGCGACGATCGCAAGCTGATCGGCCAGCGGCTGGGCGCGCAGTACCTCGTCGAGGGCCGGCTGTATCGCGCCTACGACTCCTATGGGGTGTCGGCCTCCCTGGCCGAGGCGATCACCGGCTATTCGCTGTGGTCGCGGCGGTTCACGCTGCAATCCCCGGCGGCGCATGACGAGCTCGTGCAGTTCGTCAACGAACTGGTGGCGCAACTCGAAAGCCGGATCGAGCATGCCGAGCAGATCCGTATCCGCGGCAAGCGCCAGGACAAGCTCGGCGTTTGCGATCTGATCTGGCGCGGCCGCTGGCATCTCAACCGGCTGACGCGCGCGGATTCCGAGATGGCGCAGAAGCTGTTCGCTGAGGCCCTGGCGCTCGATCCGGACTCGCCCGAAGCCTTGATCCAGGCAACGGCGGCGCTGGCGTGGTCGATCTGGGCCGGCCGCCAGCCGCAGGATCAGGTCCAGCGGATGCGCAAGCTGTCGCAACAGGCGATGCTGGCCGATCCCGATGACGGTCGCGGCTTCATGCTCGCCGGCATCGCCGAGATGTGGCTGCGCCATCCGCTCGAGGCGAAGAACCTGCTCAGGCAGGCGATCACGCTCACCCCGAGCCTGGCGCTGGCGCACGCTCAGCTCGGCGGCTGCTTCAACCTCGCCGGCGAGCCCGATCGGGCGATCGTTCAGCTCAAGACCGCGATGCGGCTGTCGTCGAATGATCCCAACATCTTCTATTCGTTGGGCGAGCTGGCGCTCGCCTATACGATGCTGGGGCAGTGGCCGGAGGCGATCGAGCACGCCACGCTGGCGCTGGCGCGGCGCCCTGCCTATTGGTACGCGCATGTTCTGAAGATCAACGCGCTGGCGCGGATCGGGCAGCTCGACGCGGCACGGATCGCCTGCGACGAGCTACTCGCCATCAAGCCGAATTTCTCCAAACGATTTCTGGATTGGCTGCCGTTCGTCGATCGCACCTGGGTCGATCACTTCGTCCAGGGGCTCAAGATGGTGCCGGGACGGCCGTCAGATTGGCCGGAGCGGGAAACCCACGAAACCGCTGCGTAG
- the modA gene encoding molybdate ABC transporter substrate-binding protein: MKAIATLKLALFGAAFAAGLASAPALADSAKVAVAANFTEPVKEIAAAFKAKTGHEVVLSFGASGQFYTQITQDAPFEVFLSADSARPKKLAEEGLGVKDSVFTYAVGKLVLWSKSPGVVKGEETLKQASIAKVSICNPAAAPYGAAAVETMQALKLYDDLKPKLVEGANITQAYQFVQTGNAEIGFVALSQVIGDKDGSRWMVPQNLYKPITQDAVLLKKGEANAAAKAFLDFLKGPESRAIIEKFGYEVTTPKAS; the protein is encoded by the coding sequence TTGAAAGCCATTGCCACTCTCAAGCTCGCTCTGTTCGGCGCAGCTTTCGCTGCCGGCCTCGCGTCCGCTCCGGCGCTCGCCGACTCCGCCAAGGTCGCGGTCGCGGCGAATTTTACCGAGCCGGTGAAAGAGATCGCCGCGGCGTTCAAGGCCAAGACCGGGCACGAGGTGGTGCTGTCGTTCGGCGCCAGCGGTCAGTTCTACACCCAGATCACTCAGGACGCGCCGTTCGAAGTATTCCTGTCGGCCGACTCGGCGCGGCCGAAGAAGCTCGCCGAAGAAGGTCTCGGCGTGAAGGACAGCGTGTTCACCTACGCGGTCGGCAAGCTGGTGCTGTGGAGCAAGTCGCCGGGCGTGGTGAAGGGTGAAGAGACCCTGAAGCAGGCCTCGATCGCCAAGGTGTCGATCTGCAATCCGGCCGCCGCGCCCTACGGCGCCGCCGCGGTCGAGACCATGCAGGCGCTGAAGCTGTATGACGACCTGAAGCCGAAGCTGGTCGAAGGCGCCAACATCACCCAGGCCTATCAGTTCGTGCAGACCGGCAACGCCGAGATCGGCTTTGTGGCGCTGTCGCAGGTGATCGGTGACAAGGACGGCTCGCGCTGGATGGTGCCGCAGAATCTGTACAAGCCGATCACCCAGGACGCGGTGCTGCTGAAGAAGGGCGAAGCCAACGCCGCCGCCAAGGCGTTCCTCGACTTCCTCAAGGGCCCGGAGTCGCGCGCGATCATCGAGAAGTTCGGCTACGAAGTCACCACGCCGAAGGCGAGCTGA
- the modC gene encoding molybdenum ABC transporter ATP-binding protein: MRALTPPTIRAAFRGQLGGFALDAAFTVPATGITGLFGPSGCGKSSVLRCLAGLQHLPGSSCEVGGEVWQDDATFLKPHHRPIGYVFQEASLFQHLSVKANLLYGAPRESGKAHADEVEFDEVIELLGLAKLLARSPRNLSGGERQRVAIGRALLSQPKLLLMDEPLSALDRLTKDEILPFLERLHARLSLPVIYVSHDITEIERLADHLVLMQSGRVLAVGPLTELQSDPKLPLAIARDAAVNFDAEVESYDADYGLVRLQIDGGRLLVPSTPVATGELRRVRIAASDVSLARELPQASSILNAIAARIVTTSPVGANEMLVVLALGREGHGGRLLARLSRRSWDLLQLAEGVDVYAQIKGVALAPGRDGHA, translated from the coding sequence ATGAGGGCGCTGACACCTCCCACGATTCGTGCAGCGTTTCGCGGCCAGCTCGGCGGCTTTGCGCTGGATGCCGCTTTCACGGTGCCGGCCACCGGCATCACCGGGCTGTTCGGGCCGTCCGGCTGCGGCAAGTCCAGCGTGTTGCGCTGCCTCGCCGGCCTGCAGCATCTGCCCGGAAGTAGCTGCGAAGTCGGCGGCGAGGTTTGGCAGGACGATGCGACGTTCCTGAAGCCGCATCATCGTCCGATCGGCTACGTGTTCCAGGAGGCCAGCCTGTTTCAGCACCTGTCGGTGAAGGCCAATCTGCTGTACGGCGCGCCGCGCGAGTCCGGCAAGGCCCATGCCGACGAGGTCGAGTTCGACGAAGTGATCGAACTGCTCGGGCTTGCGAAGCTGCTGGCACGCTCGCCGCGCAATCTGTCCGGCGGCGAGCGCCAGCGCGTCGCGATCGGCCGGGCGCTGCTGTCGCAACCGAAACTGTTGCTCATGGACGAGCCGCTGTCGGCGCTCGACCGGCTCACCAAGGACGAGATTCTGCCGTTCCTGGAACGGCTGCACGCGCGGCTGTCGCTGCCGGTGATCTATGTCAGCCACGACATCACCGAGATCGAGCGGCTCGCCGATCATCTGGTGCTGATGCAATCAGGCAGGGTCTTGGCGGTTGGTCCGCTCACCGAGCTGCAGAGCGATCCGAAACTGCCGCTGGCGATCGCACGCGATGCGGCGGTGAATTTCGATGCCGAGGTCGAAAGCTATGACGCCGACTACGGCCTGGTGAGGTTGCAGATCGACGGCGGGCGATTGCTGGTGCCATCGACGCCGGTCGCGACCGGCGAACTCCGCCGGGTTCGCATCGCCGCCAGCGACGTCAGCCTGGCGCGCGAGCTGCCGCAGGCGAGCTCGATCCTCAACGCGATCGCGGCGCGGATCGTGACCACGTCGCCGGTCGGTGCCAACGAGATGCTGGTGGTGCTGGCGCTCGGGCGCGAAGGCCATGGCGGCCGGCTGCTGGCGCGTCTGAGCCGGCGGTCATGGGATCTGTTGCAACTGGCCGAGGGCGTCGACGTCTATGCGCAGATCAAGGGCGTCGCGCTTGCACCGGGACGCGACGGCCACGCGTAG
- a CDS encoding TOBE domain-containing protein has translation MSIEATVTLKTKEISGVGRDRIRLLQAVAREGSITAGAKAAGLSYKAAWDALDAMTNLFGRPLLETRTGGKAGGGAQLTPTGVKVIEAFGRLEAEMARVFRNLEPELAGSGITPINLVSGFFMKTSARNALRGVITDIKADTLSAEVAVTVSPETTIYALLTAESVRSLGLVVGREAIVLIKAPFVMIAPGHQPPLVSARNCVRGIVRRADISAVNAEIVLDIGGDKTLAASVTARSADDLKLAPGDPACAVFDAAHVIVAID, from the coding sequence ATGTCCATAGAGGCAACCGTCACGCTGAAGACCAAGGAGATTTCCGGGGTCGGTCGCGACCGCATCCGGCTGCTCCAGGCGGTGGCGCGCGAGGGCAGCATCACGGCCGGCGCCAAGGCGGCGGGCCTCAGCTACAAGGCCGCCTGGGACGCGCTCGACGCGATGACCAACCTGTTCGGCCGTCCGCTGCTGGAAACCCGCACCGGCGGCAAGGCCGGCGGCGGCGCCCAGCTGACGCCGACCGGCGTCAAGGTGATCGAAGCGTTCGGCCGGCTCGAGGCCGAGATGGCACGGGTGTTTCGCAACCTCGAACCCGAACTCGCCGGCAGCGGCATCACCCCGATCAATCTCGTCTCCGGATTCTTTATGAAGACCAGCGCCCGCAACGCCCTTCGCGGCGTCATCACGGACATCAAGGCCGATACCCTCAGCGCCGAAGTTGCCGTGACGGTGTCGCCCGAGACGACGATCTACGCGCTGCTGACCGCCGAGAGCGTGCGCAGCCTCGGCCTCGTGGTCGGCCGCGAGGCGATTGTGCTGATCAAGGCGCCGTTCGTGATGATCGCGCCCGGCCACCAGCCGCCGCTGGTGTCGGCGCGCAATTGCGTGCGCGGCATCGTGCGCCGCGCCGACATCTCCGCCGTCAATGCCGAGATCGTGCTCGACATCGGCGGCGACAAGACGCTCGCGGCCTCGGTCACGGCGCGCAGCGCCGACGACCTCAAGCTCGCTCCCGGTGATCCGGCCTGCGCGGTGTTCGACGCCGCTCACGTCATCGTCGCGATCGACTGA
- a CDS encoding DUF2478 domain-containing protein has translation MSFESNQLMPIAALRGGPGTPAADVLTAFALRRKAEGIDVVGVIVPPEDAGSGHQGHGHGEGHGGGHEGCECRSELIDIATGDRYAMHQDLGSGSQACNLNSSSLALAAGAVERAVARKPALVVLSRFGGQEAVRGGLMSAFQAAIAAGVPVACVVTPKAEDVWNDFAQGLSVSLPPEADALEAWWRDHARGRNAA, from the coding sequence ATGTCGTTTGAGAGCAATCAACTGATGCCGATCGCGGCGCTGCGCGGCGGGCCCGGCACGCCGGCCGCCGACGTGCTCACCGCGTTCGCGCTGCGTCGCAAGGCCGAAGGCATCGACGTCGTCGGCGTGATCGTGCCGCCGGAGGATGCCGGCAGCGGTCATCAGGGACACGGGCATGGTGAAGGTCATGGCGGCGGTCACGAAGGCTGCGAGTGCCGCAGCGAGCTGATCGATATCGCGACCGGCGACCGCTACGCGATGCATCAGGACCTCGGCTCGGGATCGCAGGCCTGCAATCTCAATTCGTCGTCGCTGGCGCTCGCGGCGGGGGCGGTCGAACGCGCGGTGGCGCGCAAGCCGGCGCTGGTGGTGCTGAGCCGGTTCGGCGGCCAGGAGGCGGTGCGCGGCGGGTTGATGTCGGCGTTTCAGGCGGCGATCGCGGCCGGCGTGCCGGTGGCGTGCGTGGTGACGCCGAAGGCCGAGGACGTCTGGAACGACTTCGCCCAGGGGCTGTCGGTGTCGCTGCCGCCGGAGGCGGATGCGCTGGAAGCGTGGTGGCGCGATCACGCCCGCGGGCGGAACGCGGCGTGA
- a CDS encoding peptidase yields MVSVSGSELHQELLFAFGGGERDVTVALLDGLVDRTHDCFIGAPLKPINTAAAQRAGDDAPASAQATHLASLLFGQPCRSVEGLAPMCSGLLAPIFSQNRSVCGQADLADAITRSLDFGADIILIGAGAFERPWYPGFALADAIAKCNASNVLIVTSAGSKGCTTLLRRCGTLNLLPVAALDSVGQLLGGQCRDLGDIGIAIPGTSVSGAALEGRVVQRSNPNVAAGIVAGAAAVLLGVLCRVGARRDPGAVAEAIRMTATPRGALGGSDYPATWTGRKSLETAAAYLTGRYESAYASSLFETWYRARAGATRSDHAAFRPRA; encoded by the coding sequence ATGGTTAGCGTGTCTGGAAGCGAGCTCCACCAGGAGCTTCTGTTCGCGTTCGGCGGCGGCGAGCGCGATGTTACCGTGGCGTTGCTCGACGGATTGGTCGACCGCACCCATGACTGTTTCATCGGCGCGCCCCTCAAGCCCATCAACACCGCAGCCGCCCAGCGCGCCGGCGACGACGCCCCAGCGAGCGCGCAAGCCACCCATTTGGCCAGCCTCCTGTTCGGGCAGCCCTGCCGGTCGGTAGAGGGCCTCGCCCCGATGTGCAGCGGTTTGCTGGCGCCAATCTTCAGCCAGAACCGATCGGTGTGCGGACAAGCCGATCTTGCCGACGCGATCACGCGCTCACTCGATTTTGGTGCCGACATCATCTTGATTGGTGCCGGAGCATTCGAACGACCCTGGTATCCGGGCTTCGCGCTGGCGGACGCGATCGCCAAGTGCAACGCCAGCAATGTGTTGATCGTCACCAGCGCGGGCAGCAAGGGCTGCACCACGCTGCTGCGCCGTTGCGGCACCTTGAACTTGCTGCCGGTCGCAGCCCTCGACAGCGTCGGCCAGCTCCTCGGCGGCCAATGCCGCGACCTCGGCGATATCGGCATCGCCATTCCCGGCACCAGCGTATCGGGCGCGGCCCTGGAAGGCCGAGTGGTGCAGCGGAGCAACCCAAATGTGGCGGCGGGGATTGTGGCGGGGGCGGCTGCGGTGCTGTTGGGCGTGCTGTGCCGGGTGGGCGCCAGGCGCGATCCCGGCGCCGTCGCCGAGGCGATCCGGATGACCGCGACACCGCGGGGCGCGCTCGGCGGATCCGATTACCCGGCGACCTGGACCGGCCGCAAGAGCCTGGAGACGGCAGCCGCCTACCTGACGGGGCGCTACGAGAGCGCCTACGCGTCAAGCCTGTTCGAAACCTGGTATCGCGCCCGAGCGGGCGCGACCCGGTCGGATCACGCCGCGTTCCGCCCGCGGGCGTGA
- the modB gene encoding molybdate ABC transporter permease subunit: MTSLPPDIWQPVRLTIELAAITTVILLIVGTPIAWWLARSKAWWKEGIAAVVALPLVLPPTVLGFYLLVLMGPDGPGGALASLWGGRTVAFTFGGLVFGSVIYSMPFVVQPIRNAFDAIGDRPLEVAATLRASPLKAFWTVAMPLARPGFLAGAVLGFAHTVGEFGIVLMIGGNIPGSTKVLSVAIYDYVETSQWREANILAGGMAAFAFVVILTMMMLEKRTARIRT; encoded by the coding sequence ATGACCAGTCTTCCCCCCGATATCTGGCAGCCGGTACGGCTGACCATCGAGCTGGCGGCGATTACCACGGTGATCCTGCTGATCGTCGGCACGCCGATCGCATGGTGGTTGGCGCGGTCGAAAGCGTGGTGGAAGGAAGGGATTGCGGCGGTGGTGGCGTTGCCGCTGGTGCTGCCGCCGACCGTGCTCGGCTTTTATCTTCTGGTGCTGATGGGCCCCGACGGACCGGGCGGCGCGCTGGCGTCGCTGTGGGGCGGTCGCACCGTGGCTTTCACCTTCGGCGGTCTGGTGTTCGGCTCGGTGATCTATTCGATGCCTTTTGTCGTGCAGCCGATCCGCAACGCGTTCGACGCGATCGGCGATCGTCCGCTCGAAGTCGCCGCGACGTTGCGCGCCTCGCCATTGAAGGCGTTCTGGACCGTCGCGATGCCGCTGGCGCGGCCGGGCTTTCTGGCCGGCGCGGTGCTCGGCTTTGCTCATACTGTCGGCGAATTCGGCATCGTGCTGATGATCGGCGGCAACATTCCTGGCAGCACCAAGGTGCTGTCGGTGGCGATCTACGACTACGTCGAGACCTCGCAGTGGCGTGAGGCCAACATCCTGGCCGGCGGCATGGCGGCGTTCGCCTTCGTGGTGATCCTGACGATGATGATGCTGGAAAAGCGAACCGCGCGGATCCGGACATGA
- a CDS encoding DUF2478 domain-containing protein encodes MTFDSQCDLAALVYERGEDPDRVLGEFAADLNSQGYRAVGLLQVGPRGDETRGLSARLVHSGEQVSLYQDLGPMAEGCRLDPSRLLDAGARVACALAQGADLLIINRFGQQESEGKGLLHLIVEALSADIPLVIAVPSHRFDAWIKFADGMSVRLKCERRALDQWWGKLHGRSFRRPAHPHVSICEALK; translated from the coding sequence ATGACCTTCGACTCGCAATGCGATCTGGCTGCGCTGGTCTATGAGCGCGGCGAAGACCCCGACCGCGTGCTCGGCGAATTTGCTGCCGATCTCAATTCACAGGGATACCGTGCGGTCGGGCTGCTGCAGGTCGGGCCTCGCGGCGATGAGACCCGCGGACTGTCCGCGCGGCTGGTGCATTCCGGCGAGCAGGTCTCGCTGTATCAGGATCTCGGGCCGATGGCCGAAGGCTGCCGGCTCGATCCGAGCCGCCTGCTCGACGCCGGCGCGCGGGTTGCCTGCGCCCTGGCGCAGGGCGCCGACCTTCTGATCATCAACCGGTTCGGTCAGCAGGAGAGCGAGGGCAAGGGCCTGCTGCATCTGATCGTCGAGGCGCTCAGCGCCGACATTCCGCTCGTGATCGCCGTGCCGAGCCATCGCTTCGACGCCTGGATCAAGTTCGCCGACGGCATGAGCGTGCGGCTGAAGTGCGAGCGGCGCGCGCTCGATCAATGGTGGGGCAAGCTGCATGGTCGCAGCTTTCGCCGTCCCGCCCACCCTCACGTCAGCATCTGCGAGGCGCTGAAGTAA
- a CDS encoding thioesterase family protein yields the protein MDSIYRIDGINIETSPNAAGPWDPTMQHGSPPSALVTYLAEQIPTPSPMQISRVTVDLLRPVPVGPLTYQTEVLREGRKIQLCAVRLLSKGVIVVGATVLKIRVAPPDLPDDIEHPPLDVPHPDDCPVLDPGFTRNPFVGGMSLRKVYGGFGEIGPGATWYRADRALVEGQPTSQAMRAVVAADFSNATSSILDFKHWTFINADLNVFFARQPVGDWVLLNSEMWLGPDGAGIASSKLADVHGYFGRAIQNLVVEQR from the coding sequence ATGGACTCCATCTATCGCATCGACGGCATCAATATCGAAACCAGCCCGAACGCGGCGGGGCCGTGGGACCCGACGATGCAGCACGGCTCGCCGCCGTCTGCCCTGGTCACTTATCTCGCCGAGCAGATCCCGACGCCGTCGCCGATGCAGATCTCACGCGTCACCGTCGACCTGTTGCGGCCGGTCCCGGTGGGACCGCTGACCTACCAGACTGAAGTACTGCGCGAAGGCCGCAAGATTCAGCTCTGCGCCGTGCGGCTACTCTCGAAGGGCGTCATCGTGGTCGGCGCCACGGTGCTGAAGATCCGCGTCGCCCCACCTGATCTGCCGGATGACATCGAGCATCCGCCGCTCGACGTGCCGCATCCCGACGACTGCCCGGTCCTCGACCCCGGCTTCACCCGCAATCCGTTCGTCGGCGGCATGTCGCTGCGGAAGGTCTATGGCGGCTTCGGCGAGATCGGCCCCGGTGCCACCTGGTATCGTGCCGACCGCGCCCTGGTCGAAGGGCAACCGACCTCGCAGGCGATGCGCGCGGTGGTCGCCGCTGACTTCAGCAACGCGACCTCGTCGATCCTCGACTTCAAGCACTGGACCTTCATCAACGCCGACCTCAACGTGTTCTTCGCGCGGCAGCCGGTCGGCGACTGGGTACTGCTGAACTCCGAGATGTGGCTGGGGCCGGACGGCGCCGGGATCGCCTCGTCGAAGCTCGCAGACGTCCACGGTTATTTCGGCCGTGCGATCCAGAACCTCGTGGTCGAACAGCGCTGA
- a CDS encoding NAD(P)H-dependent flavin oxidoreductase has protein sequence MPMPALFKGRLSVPVIGSPLFIISGPELVIAQCKAGVVGSFPALNARPAALLDEWLHQIKEELAAYDKAHPERPSAPFAVNQIVHKSNNRLDADLALCEKHKVPMLITSLGAREELNQAAHNWGGIVFHDVINQKFAHKAVEKGADGLILVAAGAGGHAGTQSPFAFVTETRAWYNGPIALSGAIANGRAIRAARVLGADFAYIGSAFIATKEANAVDRYKEMITTSGADDIVYSNLFTGVHGNYLKPSIVAAGMDPDNLEQSDPSKMNFGTDESGERAKPKAWKEIWGAGQGIGSIDAVLPAGELIARFKKEYDEAIDPPL, from the coding sequence ATGCCCATGCCTGCGTTGTTCAAGGGCCGCCTCTCGGTCCCGGTGATCGGCTCACCGTTGTTCATTATTTCGGGTCCCGAGCTGGTGATCGCGCAATGCAAGGCCGGCGTAGTCGGGTCGTTTCCGGCGCTCAACGCGCGTCCCGCCGCGCTGCTCGACGAGTGGCTGCACCAGATCAAGGAAGAGCTCGCGGCCTACGACAAGGCGCATCCCGAGCGTCCGTCGGCGCCGTTCGCCGTCAACCAGATCGTGCACAAATCCAACAACCGGCTCGATGCCGACCTCGCGCTTTGTGAAAAGCACAAGGTCCCGATGCTGATCACCTCGCTCGGCGCCCGTGAAGAGCTGAACCAGGCCGCGCATAATTGGGGCGGCATCGTCTTCCACGACGTCATCAATCAGAAGTTCGCCCATAAGGCGGTCGAGAAAGGCGCCGACGGCCTGATCCTGGTCGCGGCCGGCGCCGGCGGCCATGCCGGCACGCAGTCGCCGTTCGCCTTCGTCACCGAAACCCGCGCCTGGTACAACGGCCCGATCGCTCTGTCCGGCGCGATCGCTAACGGCCGCGCGATCCGTGCCGCCCGCGTGCTCGGGGCCGACTTCGCCTATATCGGCTCGGCCTTCATCGCCACCAAGGAAGCCAATGCGGTCGACCGCTACAAGGAGATGATCACCACCTCCGGCGCCGACGACATCGTGTATTCCAACCTGTTCACCGGCGTGCACGGCAACTACCTCAAGCCGTCGATCGTCGCGGCCGGCATGGACCCGGACAATCTCGAACAGTCCGATCCGTCGAAGATGAACTTCGGCACCGACGAGTCCGGCGAGCGCGCCAAGCCGAAGGCCTGGAAGGAGATCTGGGGAGCGGGCCAGGGCATCGGCAGCATCGACGCAGTGCTGCCGGCCGGCGAACTGATCGCCCGCTTCAAGAAGGAATACGACGAGGCGATCGACCCGCCGCTGTGA
- a CDS encoding TOBE domain-containing protein, with protein MKISARNQLKGTIVDVIKGATTSHVRIDIGGGAIVTASITNESAEELKLAKGQPAMALIKASDVLVAVD; from the coding sequence ATGAAAATCAGCGCCCGCAATCAGCTCAAGGGCACCATCGTCGACGTCATCAAGGGTGCGACGACCTCGCATGTGCGCATCGATATCGGCGGCGGCGCGATCGTAACCGCTTCGATCACCAACGAATCCGCCGAAGAACTGAAGCTCGCCAAGGGCCAGCCGGCGATGGCGCTGATCAAGGCGTCCGACGTGCTGGTCGCCGTCGACTAA